From the Anolis sagrei isolate rAnoSag1 chromosome 12, rAnoSag1.mat, whole genome shotgun sequence genome, one window contains:
- the SLC39A1 gene encoding zinc transporter ZIP1 codes for MADPLGPLAWGPLPPLHSAGPEAVKLGSLATLLAATLLGGLMPLRLFPPGSSALRRESLGLLGCFTSGVFLAACLLDLLPNYLGAINGVLEELRVTLLFPLPEFLLSVGFFLVLILEQILLACKDPHEEEEEEEEGGKETPWSPSAPIHEDPPSGLRLGALLLSLCLSSGLQGLSVRVLEPCVFLLLHQGLLAFALGLRLVQGGLRGRAVVAGVALFATSAPLGLALGRVGPSSSPLSRLSCSVLQGLAAGAFLHLSCAEEALPHGTRPGTRRRQRILRATAVLAGFALLTCLLFLRL; via the exons ATGGCGGACCCCTTGGGGCCCTTGGCCTGGGGCCCCTTGCCGCCGCTCCACTCTGCAGGGCCGGAGGCGGTCAAGCTGGGCTCTCTGGCCACCCTGCTGGCCGCGACCCTCCTCGGCGGGCTCATGCCCCTGCGCCTCTTCCCTCCAGGCTCCTCCG CGCTCCGGAGGGAGTCCCTCGGCCTGCTGGGCTGCTTTACCAGCGGGGTCTTCCTGGCCGCCTGCCTCCTGGACCTCCTCCCCAATTACCTGGGCGCCATCAATGGGGTCCTGGAAGAGCTCCGGGTCACG CTGCTCTTCCCTCTGCCGGAGTTCCTCCTGTCCGTGGGCTTCTTCCTGGTCCTGATCCTGGAGCAGATCCTCTTGGCCTGCAAGGACCctcacgaggaggaggaggaagaggaagagggaggcaaGGAGACCCCCTGGAGCCCCTCTGCACCCATCCACGAAGACCCCCCCTCTGGCCTGCGCTTGGGCGCCCTGCTGCTCTCCTTGTGCCTTTCCTCGGGGTTGCAAGGGCTCTCCGTCCGGGTTCTAGAGCCGTGTGTGTTCCTACTGCTGCACCAGGGGCTGCTGGCCTTCGCTTTGGGGCTGCGGCTGGTGCAAGGGGGGCTGCGGGGCCGGGCTGTTGTTGCCGGGGTGGCCCTCTTTGCCACCTCCGCCCCCTTGGGACTGGCGCTAGGGAGGGTGGGCCCTTCCTCCTCCCCGTTGTCCCGCCTCTCGTGCTCCGTGCTGCAAGGCCTGGCCGCCGGAGCCTTCCTCCACCTATCCTGCGCGGAGGAGGCCCTGCCCCACGGAACCCGACCCGGAACCCGCCGGCGGCAGCGCATCCTCCGGGCCACGGCCGTCCTGGCCGGATTCGCCCTCCTCAcctgcctcctcttcctcaggCTCTAA